The Pocillopora verrucosa isolate sample1 chromosome 2, ASM3666991v2, whole genome shotgun sequence genome has a segment encoding these proteins:
- the LOC136279012 gene encoding protein pelota homolog, with translation MSEAPSAVPEVLTDPTVTARLADTKASGEVKALDNFFTMLETEPNRAYYVIFTHPGENMGDLMTETNVTHVEKANEALAIKTLLVTNELFRSTDLPTRKRYVKLVESVKENGGEVRVFSSLHVSGEQLGQLSGFAAILRFPMPDIADDEGSADSKEGLVN, from the exons ATGTCTGAGGCACCTTCAGCTGTCCCAG AAGTTCTGACGGATCCTACTGTCACTGCAAGACTTGCAGACACCAAG GCATCAGGCGAAGTAAAAGCTTTAGATAATTTCTTCACAATGTTGGAAACAGAACCCAATAGAGCTTATTATG taataTTTACTCACCCCGGGGAGAATATGGGAGATTTAATGACAGAGACgaa cGTTACACATGTGGAGAAGGCCAATGAAGCTTTGGCAATCAAAACTCTTCTTGTCACAAATGAACTTTTCAG GTCGACAGATTTGCCAACTCGTAAAAGATATGTCAAGCTTGTTGAAAGTGTTAAAGAAAATGGGGGCGAAGTCAG GGTTTTTTCAAGTCTACATGTTTCTGGAGAAC AGCTCGGCCAGTTGTCCGGTTTTGCGGCAATCTTACGCTTCCCTATGCCGGACATAGCTGATGATGAAGGCTCCGCTGATTCTAAAGAGGGATTAGTGAATTAA